The following coding sequences lie in one Myxococcus xanthus genomic window:
- a CDS encoding serine/threonine-protein kinase → MHVAGRLNETYEEELLLAMDEGLLSGEEVAVLREEALRLRRGPLELLRERGRLSEDSLVALRGELASESTDPSAGRPLEAATLTPVTPGVSPPPAVEPDGATFPVPDWDRYQPVRFLGQGGMGRVFLAYDPMLRRNVALKFVRGDDPELARRFLSEARAQARVRHERVCEVYEVGEVRGRGYIAMRFVDGQPLGQLARSLTLEQKVLVLRQAAEGVHAAHGAGLIHRDIKPGNILVERTEDGGLAPFVMDFGLARDWREDGATPNAVQGTPHYMAPEQARGEVSRLDRRADIYALGATLYSLLTGRPPFTGATEAEVITRLQHEEPAPPRALDADIPSDLEAIVLKCLEKQRPARYDSARALAEDLERFLEGEPVLARQGLGYRLRRKARKHRVALTLGSAALTVVLLALIQAGIARGEVAERERLTRRFTERVERIEASARYSALSRMHDTREDRRELRASMDALEAEVREAGPHALGPGQYALGRALLVLDERDAARKRLEAAWAQGYREPRVAWALAQVLGDLYQERLLLDVERRSPEQREVRRKELEQNYRDPALAYLRQAEGPDVPVPPLYVKALFAFYEGRHEEALTHLEAMGRAQPWFYEAPLLQGDVLLARATQRWHQGDKAGSQEDLDAGRRAYAAAVATAESQPMGHYVLARLELAALVMELYGEGNVLPHYERGVEAATRALAAAPDHHRSLVVLSRLHRRLAEQRTSQGREDAEPLLEKSIHAAREALALAPPSDRVALELAITHRLWARYRQERGQDPSEQLRLSIEAFERLRPEERDYAFHANLGLTYQVWADAETERGVDPLEHQGKAIDAYLEAIRVRENQADAWINLGNALRRRASNPRATDAAGDLTRARDALAKALALNPGNVVASFRGAEISEQLARWRWSHGEPFEADLEQALALFRQGLGINAKLPPLHNGLGAALLWQAEQRWEEGGAPELLLQQAQAAFEEARTLAPRQVYAHNNLGEVWTLNATFQSARRENPEPSARTAVEAYRQALSLQPQDADLWANLGRVQTLLATWSVETGGDPRAELAKAEESLAQATTLNPRQGHTWRNTGEARALKARWLAHRGTAQESDFELASQAFQQALSLEPRRHDYRLATARFQLAWAAWRQQRNEDAAPLLNQGLALVAEVLADRPRWARAQALRGGGLLALAETRASSEQRQAWRIEGQEVLRQALARNPHLESEWRGRLGAAREPLAGPPTP, encoded by the coding sequence GTGCACGTGGCGGGGCGATTGAATGAGACTTACGAGGAGGAGCTCCTCCTCGCGATGGACGAAGGACTGCTCTCCGGAGAGGAGGTGGCGGTCCTGCGTGAGGAAGCGCTTCGCCTGCGGCGTGGCCCCCTGGAGCTGCTGCGGGAGCGAGGCCGGCTGTCCGAGGACTCCCTGGTGGCGCTTCGTGGCGAGCTCGCCTCCGAGAGCACGGACCCGAGCGCTGGCCGTCCGCTCGAGGCCGCCACGCTGACGCCGGTCACCCCGGGCGTGTCCCCGCCTCCCGCCGTGGAGCCGGACGGCGCCACCTTCCCGGTGCCGGACTGGGACCGCTACCAGCCCGTGCGCTTCCTGGGCCAGGGCGGCATGGGCCGGGTGTTCCTGGCGTATGACCCCATGCTCCGCCGCAACGTGGCGCTGAAGTTCGTGCGCGGGGACGACCCGGAGCTGGCCCGGCGCTTCCTCTCCGAGGCCCGCGCGCAGGCCCGCGTCCGACACGAGCGCGTGTGCGAGGTGTACGAGGTCGGCGAGGTGCGCGGCCGGGGCTACATCGCCATGCGCTTCGTGGACGGCCAGCCACTGGGACAGCTGGCGCGCTCGCTTACGCTGGAGCAGAAAGTGCTGGTGCTGCGCCAGGCCGCCGAGGGCGTGCACGCCGCCCATGGCGCGGGCCTCATCCACCGCGACATCAAGCCCGGCAACATCCTGGTGGAGCGCACCGAGGACGGCGGGCTGGCCCCCTTCGTCATGGACTTCGGTCTGGCGCGTGACTGGCGCGAGGACGGCGCCACGCCCAACGCCGTGCAGGGCACCCCGCACTACATGGCCCCGGAGCAGGCGCGCGGCGAGGTGTCCCGCCTGGACCGGCGCGCGGACATCTACGCGCTGGGCGCCACGCTCTACTCGCTCCTCACCGGCCGGCCGCCCTTCACCGGCGCCACCGAGGCGGAGGTCATCACTCGGCTCCAGCACGAGGAGCCGGCGCCGCCGCGCGCGCTCGATGCCGACATCCCGTCGGACCTGGAAGCCATCGTCCTCAAGTGCCTGGAGAAGCAGCGGCCCGCCCGCTACGACTCGGCGCGGGCGCTGGCGGAGGACCTGGAGCGGTTCCTCGAAGGAGAGCCCGTCCTCGCGCGACAGGGGCTGGGCTACCGCCTGCGCCGCAAGGCCCGCAAGCATCGGGTGGCGCTGACGCTGGGCTCCGCGGCCCTGACGGTGGTGTTGCTGGCGCTCATCCAGGCGGGCATCGCCCGCGGCGAGGTGGCCGAGCGCGAACGCCTCACGCGCCGCTTCACCGAACGGGTGGAGCGCATCGAGGCCTCCGCGCGTTACTCCGCCCTGTCCCGCATGCACGACACCCGTGAAGACCGGCGCGAGCTGCGCGCCAGCATGGACGCGCTGGAGGCCGAGGTGCGCGAGGCGGGCCCCCACGCGCTGGGCCCCGGCCAGTACGCCCTGGGCCGCGCGTTGCTCGTCTTGGATGAGCGGGACGCCGCGCGCAAGCGCCTGGAGGCCGCGTGGGCCCAGGGCTACCGCGAGCCCCGGGTGGCCTGGGCGTTGGCGCAGGTGCTGGGAGACCTCTACCAGGAGCGGCTGCTGCTGGACGTGGAGCGCCGCAGCCCGGAGCAGCGCGAGGTCCGCCGCAAGGAACTGGAGCAGAACTACCGGGACCCGGCCCTGGCCTACCTGCGCCAGGCCGAAGGCCCCGACGTCCCCGTCCCACCGCTGTACGTGAAGGCGCTGTTCGCCTTCTACGAGGGCCGCCACGAAGAGGCCCTGACCCACCTGGAAGCCATGGGCCGCGCGCAGCCCTGGTTCTACGAAGCGCCCCTGCTGCAAGGCGACGTGCTGCTGGCGCGGGCCACGCAGCGCTGGCACCAGGGCGACAAGGCCGGCTCGCAGGAGGACCTGGACGCGGGCCGCCGCGCCTATGCCGCCGCCGTCGCCACCGCGGAGAGCCAGCCCATGGGCCACTACGTCCTGGCGCGCCTGGAGCTGGCCGCGCTGGTGATGGAGCTGTACGGCGAAGGCAACGTGCTGCCCCACTATGAGCGCGGCGTGGAGGCGGCGACCCGCGCGCTCGCCGCCGCGCCGGATCACCACCGCTCGCTGGTCGTCCTCTCCCGCCTGCACCGCCGGCTCGCGGAGCAGCGCACCAGCCAGGGACGCGAGGACGCCGAGCCGCTGCTGGAGAAGTCCATCCACGCCGCGCGCGAGGCCCTGGCCCTGGCGCCGCCCAGCGACCGTGTCGCGCTGGAGCTCGCCATCACCCACCGGCTATGGGCCCGCTACCGCCAGGAGCGCGGGCAGGACCCGAGCGAGCAGCTCCGTCTGTCCATCGAGGCCTTCGAGCGCCTGCGCCCCGAGGAGCGCGACTATGCCTTCCACGCCAACCTGGGCCTGACCTATCAGGTGTGGGCGGACGCGGAAACCGAGCGCGGCGTGGACCCGCTGGAGCACCAGGGCAAGGCGATTGACGCGTACCTGGAGGCCATCCGCGTGCGGGAGAACCAGGCCGACGCGTGGATCAACCTGGGCAACGCCCTGCGCCGCCGCGCTTCGAATCCACGCGCCACCGACGCCGCGGGAGATTTGACGCGGGCTCGTGACGCACTGGCGAAGGCGCTGGCGCTCAATCCCGGCAACGTCGTGGCCAGCTTCCGCGGCGCGGAAATCTCCGAGCAGTTGGCGCGCTGGCGCTGGAGCCATGGCGAGCCCTTCGAGGCGGACCTGGAGCAGGCGCTGGCCCTGTTCCGGCAGGGGCTGGGCATCAACGCGAAGCTCCCCCCGCTCCACAACGGGCTGGGCGCGGCGCTGCTGTGGCAGGCCGAGCAACGCTGGGAGGAAGGCGGCGCCCCCGAACTCCTGCTCCAGCAGGCGCAGGCGGCCTTCGAGGAAGCCCGAACGCTGGCGCCCAGACAGGTGTACGCCCACAACAACCTGGGCGAGGTGTGGACCCTGAACGCCACCTTCCAGTCCGCGCGCAGGGAGAATCCAGAACCGAGTGCCCGCACCGCCGTGGAAGCCTACCGTCAGGCACTCTCGCTCCAGCCCCAGGACGCCGACCTCTGGGCCAACCTCGGCCGCGTGCAGACACTGCTGGCGACGTGGAGCGTGGAGACCGGCGGCGACCCACGGGCGGAGCTGGCGAAGGCCGAGGAGTCCCTGGCGCAGGCCACCACGCTGAATCCCCGCCAGGGCCACACGTGGCGCAACACGGGCGAGGCCCGCGCGCTCAAGGCCCGCTGGCTGGCGCACCGGGGCACCGCTCAGGAATCGGACTTCGAGCTCGCGTCGCAGGCCTTCCAGCAAGCCCTGTCCCTGGAGCCGCGCCGGCATGACTACCGGCTGGCCACCGCGCGATTCCAGCTCGCCTGGGCCGCGTGGCGTCAGCAGAGGAACGAGGACGCCGCGCCGCTGCTGAACCAGGGGCTCGCGCTCGTGGCGGAAGTCCTGGCGGACCGGCCCAGGTGGGCGCGGGCCCAGGCGCTTCGCGGCGGCGGGCTGCTCGCCCTGGCAGAGACGCGCGCCTCCTCCGAGCAACGGCAGGCCTGGCGCATCGAGGGCCAGGAGGTGTTGCGGCAAGCACTGGCCCGCAACCCTCACCTGGAATCCGAATGGAGAGGCCGGCTCGGCGCGGCTCGCGAGCCGCTGGCCGGCCCTCCTACGCCCTGA
- a CDS encoding sigma 54-interacting transcriptional regulator has protein sequence MQQKLAADMSTTAGRAQAGQSPVALSVPALTIVSHPQPQRIGERLLLEVLASQGRTAALSRNAPDFSRPGGLMSLPLGDPFLSRKPVEFEPGPRGGLRMLVPEDGTQVRVANEPVMGGREFSREELSAGVPLVLADRVVLLLHLASSFRQPGVLDLGIVGHGEGIHRVREDIIRVADLTVPVLIRGETGTGKELVARAIHASGPRRAGPFVSVNLGALAKELVAAELFGAQRGAYTGASKDREGFFRAAEGGTLFLDEVGEAPPEVQAALLRVLETGEIYPVGGHTPVPVDVRLVSATDAHLEARIQERTFKAPLLHRLAGFEILVPPLRERREDVGLLFHHFARQELEAMGEGGQLTSSDPRAEPWLPAALAVQLVRHAWSGNIRQLRNVTRQLVIGSRGMPGLRADARLEQVLDADAQPVPGRPLTERTGDEAGEGAKAPRRKPADVGEQELLEALRASSWDLKATADWLGIPRPSVYVLIDKSSLLRTARDLSPEEITRCFHECEGDLDRMVQRLEVSKRALQRRVRELGLSGG, from the coding sequence ATGCAGCAGAAACTCGCCGCAGACATGTCGACCACCGCGGGCCGCGCACAGGCCGGGCAGAGCCCGGTGGCGCTCTCCGTGCCCGCCTTGACGATTGTGTCCCATCCCCAGCCGCAGCGCATTGGCGAGCGGCTGTTGCTGGAGGTGCTCGCGTCGCAGGGGCGCACGGCGGCTTTGTCTCGCAACGCGCCGGACTTCTCCCGGCCTGGGGGGCTCATGTCCCTGCCGTTGGGAGACCCATTCCTCAGCCGCAAGCCGGTGGAGTTCGAGCCCGGCCCACGAGGCGGCCTCCGGATGTTGGTGCCGGAGGACGGCACCCAGGTGCGCGTGGCGAACGAGCCCGTCATGGGCGGCCGGGAGTTCTCCCGCGAGGAGCTGTCCGCCGGGGTGCCCCTGGTGCTGGCCGACCGCGTGGTGCTGCTGCTCCACCTGGCCTCGTCCTTCCGTCAGCCGGGCGTGCTGGACCTGGGCATCGTCGGCCACGGTGAGGGAATCCACCGCGTGCGCGAGGACATCATCCGGGTGGCCGACCTCACCGTGCCGGTGCTCATCCGGGGCGAGACGGGCACGGGCAAGGAGCTGGTGGCGCGCGCCATCCACGCCAGTGGTCCTCGCCGTGCCGGTCCCTTCGTCAGCGTCAACCTGGGGGCGCTCGCCAAGGAGCTGGTCGCCGCGGAGCTCTTCGGCGCCCAGCGCGGGGCCTATACGGGTGCCAGCAAGGACCGGGAGGGCTTCTTCCGCGCCGCCGAGGGCGGCACGCTCTTCCTCGACGAGGTCGGCGAGGCGCCGCCCGAGGTGCAGGCCGCGCTGCTGCGTGTGCTGGAGACGGGCGAAATCTATCCGGTGGGCGGCCATACGCCGGTGCCCGTCGACGTGCGGCTCGTCTCCGCCACGGACGCGCACCTGGAGGCCCGCATCCAGGAGCGCACCTTCAAGGCCCCGCTGCTGCACCGGCTAGCCGGTTTTGAAATCCTGGTGCCTCCGCTGCGCGAGCGCCGCGAGGACGTGGGCCTGCTCTTCCACCACTTCGCTCGCCAGGAACTGGAGGCCATGGGGGAGGGCGGTCAACTGACGTCTTCGGACCCGCGCGCCGAGCCCTGGCTGCCCGCGGCCCTGGCCGTCCAGTTGGTGCGCCACGCGTGGTCCGGCAACATCCGCCAGCTGCGCAACGTCACCCGTCAGCTCGTCATTGGCAGCCGGGGCATGCCGGGGCTGCGTGCCGATGCGCGGCTGGAGCAGGTGCTGGACGCGGATGCGCAGCCAGTCCCCGGGCGTCCGTTGACCGAGCGCACGGGCGACGAGGCGGGGGAGGGCGCGAAGGCACCGCGGCGCAAGCCCGCGGACGTGGGCGAGCAGGAGTTGCTGGAGGCCCTTCGCGCCTCTTCCTGGGACCTCAAGGCCACCGCGGACTGGCTGGGCATTCCCCGGCCGTCCGTCTACGTCCTCATCGACAAGAGCTCGCTCCTGCGCACCGCGCGCGACTTGAGCCCCGAGGAAATCACGCGCTGCTTCCACGAGTGCGAGGGCGACCTCGACCGGATGGTGCAGCGGCTGGAGGTCTCCAAGCGCGCGCTCCAGCGGCGCGTGCGGGAGCTGGGCCTCAGTGGTGGGTAG
- a CDS encoding alpha/beta hydrolase, protein MGYVHILRGFASPHEGHSRTVRIYTPDTYDASPDRSFPVLYMQDGQNVFAHPESALFDTWCANLTLERLVAEHQVEPWLIVAVDSTHDRLSEYSPWDEPRSNVAARAEPYVRFMVETLKPYIERTYRVRKGPEWTAVMGASLGGLISLHLGQRHPALFGRIGGLSPSVMWSWNRMFSEWSAHSRRWTRIYLDAGTTETVDPVGYVMRYGEATRDFHRHLQSLGYADHELRLVLEPGGEHHERDWQRRLPEAMRWLLA, encoded by the coding sequence ATGGGATACGTCCACATCCTCCGAGGCTTCGCTTCCCCGCACGAGGGACACTCACGCACTGTCCGCATCTACACACCCGATACGTATGACGCCTCACCTGACAGGTCCTTTCCTGTCCTCTACATGCAGGACGGGCAGAACGTGTTCGCCCATCCGGAGTCCGCGCTCTTCGACACCTGGTGCGCCAACCTCACGCTGGAGCGGCTGGTGGCGGAGCACCAGGTGGAGCCGTGGCTCATCGTCGCGGTGGACTCCACGCACGACAGGCTCTCCGAGTACTCGCCATGGGATGAGCCCCGCAGCAACGTGGCGGCCCGGGCCGAGCCCTACGTGCGCTTCATGGTCGAAACGCTGAAGCCATACATCGAACGCACGTACCGCGTCCGCAAAGGCCCCGAGTGGACGGCGGTGATGGGCGCCTCGCTGGGTGGCCTCATCTCGCTGCACCTGGGGCAGCGACATCCAGCGCTGTTCGGCCGCATCGGCGGGTTGTCCCCGTCGGTGATGTGGAGCTGGAACCGGATGTTCTCCGAGTGGTCGGCCCACTCTCGACGGTGGACGCGCATCTACCTGGACGCGGGCACCACGGAAACGGTGGACCCGGTGGGGTACGTCATGCGCTACGGCGAGGCGACGCGGGACTTCCACCGCCACCTCCAGTCATTGGGCTACGCGGACCACGAGCTGCGGCTGGTGCTCGAACCCGGCGGAGAGCACCACGAACGGGACTGGCAGCGGCGGCTGCCGGAGGCCATGCGTTGGCTGCTGGCGTGA
- a CDS encoding SHOCT domain-containing protein, translating to MTHLLPATPTEIFVYLLFSGISLYAAWTVWGVVRVMMVERNVLKHGEAAEATVLELKDTGWRINKQPLFELLLDVRQSGRAAYQTKVKKKLGRHQGISTMGVGTRLDVKVDRNDPLKVAIVGAAMTAPVGAFMRQGMPSEGDPVKAMQNLQSLMDKGLITPEEFQAKKAQILARI from the coding sequence ATGACGCATCTGCTTCCGGCGACTCCGACTGAAATCTTCGTCTACCTCCTCTTTAGCGGCATCTCGCTCTATGCCGCCTGGACGGTGTGGGGCGTCGTCCGCGTCATGATGGTGGAGCGGAATGTGCTCAAGCACGGAGAGGCCGCCGAGGCCACGGTGCTCGAGCTGAAGGACACGGGCTGGCGCATCAACAAGCAGCCCCTCTTCGAATTGCTCCTCGATGTCCGCCAGAGCGGACGCGCCGCCTATCAAACGAAGGTGAAGAAGAAGCTGGGACGCCACCAGGGCATCTCGACGATGGGCGTGGGGACGCGCCTCGACGTCAAGGTCGACCGGAACGACCCGCTCAAGGTCGCCATCGTCGGCGCGGCCATGACGGCGCCTGTCGGGGCCTTCATGCGACAGGGCATGCCGTCCGAGGGAGACCCGGTGAAGGCGATGCAGAACCTTCAGTCGCTGATGGACAAGGGACTCATCACCCCTGAAGAGTTCCAGGCGAAGAAGGCGCAGATTCTCGCGCGTATCTGA
- a CDS encoding SHOCT domain-containing protein gives MLTAVLAMLPFLLFSLVGFGVAGYFFYAHAQTQRLREHGTAGEATILRMERTSMRINKSYVYDFLLEFKVPGLPTYRRQHRSRAHDWKAFILEPGVRLKVKIDPNDPQRFVVLGPVDEQRPQSIQALIAGAAGFSESRTVAPPDPVKALKDLQSMLDNELITQDEYARKKAEILSRL, from the coding sequence GTGCTGACCGCGGTCCTGGCGATGTTGCCCTTCCTTCTCTTCTCGCTCGTCGGCTTCGGCGTGGCGGGGTACTTCTTCTATGCGCACGCGCAGACGCAGCGCCTCCGCGAGCACGGAACCGCCGGCGAGGCCACCATCCTCCGGATGGAGCGCACGTCGATGCGGATCAACAAGAGTTACGTCTACGACTTCCTGCTGGAGTTCAAGGTGCCGGGCCTCCCCACATACAGGCGGCAGCACCGCAGCCGGGCGCATGATTGGAAGGCCTTCATCCTGGAGCCCGGCGTGCGACTCAAGGTGAAGATCGATCCGAACGACCCTCAGCGGTTCGTCGTCCTGGGGCCCGTCGATGAGCAGCGCCCCCAGAGCATCCAAGCCCTCATCGCGGGAGCCGCTGGCTTTTCCGAGTCCAGGACCGTGGCCCCCCCAGACCCGGTGAAGGCATTGAAGGACCTCCAGTCGATGCTCGACAACGAGCTCATCACGCAGGACGAATACGCGCGGAAGAAGGCGGAGATTCTCTCGCGCCTTTGA
- a CDS encoding DUF4388 domain-containing protein — translation MAPVRKILIADPDLESVRSLSRALRTKGYQVHYAPDGSRALEVAVLRHPDLTLFDEGCRLLDARTFIQILRTNPRTEDIPVVLTTASFESDRLRGLRDGYLRKPFNLDEVLSRIEHIFRRSEAAKDLKSEQQEIEGSLSQLSIPDLMQLLGMNRRSGRLTLERGNDRGEISVVEGRPVNAKLGRVEGEKALFRLLAWVDGTFTFSPGGNTARPRINRGMDDALLEGMRQSDEVNRLMPGLPPRHTRLMLAPDADLQGDQHPVTQQVVDLLRHPRALGEVLDLAPATDLEVLNVLTTLMQRGVAKAADGDGVEAASGELLGAAEVHALRGRILRTRAPAKVATAKIFVCGSGASAARRVLSRMPGMEALSADPTAVKSGFGTLGRLVLSEVLRLDFCVLPPAEAARPLWRPFTAGAMGALLMDVAEPSVRLARYLAWEVRMPVVVVGAEVPAALQGAPAGALGAADDLADALRSLLVQALNPAPTLPGVPQVQRAAASIV, via the coding sequence GTGGCCCCGGTCCGGAAAATCCTCATCGCCGACCCTGACCTCGAGTCCGTGCGCTCGCTGTCGCGGGCGCTGCGCACCAAGGGCTATCAGGTTCACTACGCGCCGGATGGCTCGCGGGCCCTGGAGGTGGCCGTGCTGCGCCACCCGGACCTCACGCTGTTCGACGAGGGTTGCCGGCTGCTGGACGCGCGCACCTTCATCCAGATTCTGCGCACCAACCCGCGCACCGAGGACATCCCGGTGGTGCTCACCACCGCGAGCTTCGAGTCGGACCGGCTGCGCGGCCTGCGGGACGGCTACCTGCGCAAGCCCTTCAACCTGGACGAGGTGCTCAGCCGCATCGAGCACATCTTCCGGCGCAGCGAGGCGGCCAAGGACCTCAAGAGCGAGCAGCAGGAAATCGAAGGCTCGCTCAGCCAGCTCAGCATCCCGGATTTGATGCAGCTCCTGGGCATGAACCGGCGCAGCGGCCGGCTGACGCTGGAGCGCGGCAACGACCGGGGCGAGATTTCCGTTGTCGAAGGCCGCCCGGTGAACGCGAAGCTGGGGCGCGTGGAAGGGGAGAAGGCCCTGTTCCGCCTGCTGGCGTGGGTGGACGGGACGTTCACCTTCTCGCCCGGTGGGAACACGGCGCGGCCGCGCATCAATCGCGGCATGGATGACGCGCTGCTGGAGGGCATGCGCCAGTCGGACGAGGTGAACCGGCTGATGCCCGGCCTGCCGCCGCGCCACACGCGGTTGATGCTGGCGCCGGACGCGGACCTGCAAGGAGACCAGCATCCGGTGACGCAGCAGGTGGTGGACCTGCTCCGCCATCCGCGCGCCCTGGGCGAGGTGCTTGACCTGGCGCCGGCCACCGACCTGGAGGTGCTCAACGTCCTCACCACGCTCATGCAGCGGGGCGTGGCGAAGGCCGCGGACGGGGACGGCGTGGAGGCTGCGTCCGGCGAACTGCTGGGCGCGGCGGAGGTGCACGCGCTGCGCGGCCGGATTCTCCGCACGCGGGCCCCCGCGAAGGTGGCCACCGCGAAAATCTTCGTGTGCGGCAGTGGCGCGAGCGCGGCCCGGCGGGTTCTCTCCCGCATGCCCGGCATGGAAGCGCTGTCGGCCGATCCCACCGCGGTGAAGAGTGGCTTTGGTACGCTGGGGCGCCTGGTGCTCAGCGAGGTGCTGCGCCTGGACTTCTGCGTGCTGCCTCCCGCGGAGGCGGCGCGGCCGCTGTGGCGTCCCTTCACGGCGGGCGCCATGGGCGCGCTGCTGATGGACGTGGCCGAGCCCTCCGTGCGGCTCGCTCGCTACCTGGCCTGGGAGGTCCGGATGCCGGTGGTGGTGGTGGGCGCGGAAGTCCCCGCGGCGTTGCAGGGGGCTCCCGCGGGAGCCCTGGGCGCGGCGGATGACCTGGCGGACGCGCTGCGTTCGCTGCTGGTCCAGGCGCTCAACCCGGCGCCCACGCTGCCCGGCGTGCCCCAGGTGCAGCGGGCCGCCGCGTCCATCGTGTAG
- a CDS encoding response regulator, with protein MAGPILVVDDDLFFRQLASDLLTHNGHRVVAVENATLALEEAARTPFDLVITDVVMPGVDGFALTARLRERDPDQEVILVSHRTDIRNSEVALRSGAADCLTKPVDANDMLLAVDRALERASLRRERTQLRDENLEFARFHNLHQRCLELLSHPDLEWLQERLTSELAAICDAQSAALWVVDDRGDLVLRAYRGLLDRQFLAEKMSPEGPLSGRLREAQPWLARDERSSVMYVPLVASGEIVGLAQLSDPLSGDFRPEHSRDARVLGDFAAVGLKNGRKMLALQRLGLRDRETAAYNLSYFTDYASKEIYKARRYGRTFSLLTFSIDNLPLVRVRQGAADAKKAVRGIIKALSKIIRDSDVIAKASDQEFYLLLPETDFFGALMFVRRAVAAVREEPEAMEVDQRLPLAMVGGASTFPKDGEDFDELVHRCRRRMDERRASLQRRLMLDGLPFWDEVDLLLGTPNSPRLPVDERSEPSRRGKVSDVLFDELQAEIAREMMRDPGSRGLLYVGGPEIRTDLNIAAGLESAPPDLASRIYLLGRRVDLESHPALTPVFLEGDDRIARHEFILWLSENAAYALIQRRGHGATWGFHTSDTAVVDGLISKLQAEYDLQPY; from the coding sequence GTGGCCGGACCCATCCTCGTCGTCGACGACGACCTGTTCTTCCGTCAGCTCGCCAGCGACTTGCTCACGCATAACGGGCATCGCGTGGTGGCCGTGGAGAACGCAACGCTCGCGCTCGAAGAGGCGGCACGCACGCCGTTCGACCTGGTCATCACCGACGTGGTGATGCCGGGCGTGGACGGCTTCGCCCTCACCGCGCGCCTGCGCGAGCGGGACCCCGACCAGGAGGTCATCCTCGTCAGCCATCGCACCGACATCCGGAACTCGGAGGTGGCGCTGCGCTCGGGCGCGGCGGACTGTCTCACCAAGCCGGTGGACGCCAACGACATGCTGCTCGCCGTGGACCGGGCGCTGGAGCGCGCGTCCCTGCGCCGCGAACGGACGCAGCTTCGCGATGAGAACCTGGAGTTCGCTCGCTTCCACAACCTGCACCAGCGCTGCCTGGAGCTCCTGTCCCATCCCGACCTGGAGTGGCTCCAGGAGCGGCTCACCTCGGAGCTGGCGGCCATCTGCGACGCGCAGAGCGCCGCGCTGTGGGTGGTGGACGACCGGGGAGACCTGGTGCTGCGGGCCTACCGCGGACTGTTGGACCGGCAGTTCCTCGCGGAGAAGATGAGCCCGGAAGGGCCGCTGTCCGGACGGCTGCGAGAGGCCCAGCCGTGGCTGGCCCGCGACGAGCGCTCGTCGGTGATGTACGTGCCCCTGGTGGCGTCGGGGGAAATCGTCGGGTTGGCGCAGCTCTCCGACCCGTTGTCGGGAGACTTCCGGCCCGAGCATTCGCGCGATGCCCGCGTGCTGGGTGACTTCGCGGCGGTGGGCCTGAAGAACGGCCGGAAGATGCTCGCGCTCCAGCGCCTGGGCCTGAGAGACCGCGAGACGGCGGCGTACAACCTCAGCTACTTCACCGACTACGCGTCCAAGGAGATCTACAAGGCCCGGCGCTACGGGCGGACGTTCTCCCTGCTGACCTTCTCCATCGACAACCTGCCGCTGGTGCGCGTGCGCCAGGGCGCGGCGGACGCGAAGAAGGCGGTGCGCGGCATCATCAAGGCGCTCAGCAAGATCATCCGCGACTCGGACGTCATCGCGAAGGCGAGCGACCAGGAGTTCTACCTCCTGCTGCCGGAGACGGACTTCTTCGGGGCGCTGATGTTCGTGCGCCGCGCGGTGGCCGCCGTGCGCGAGGAGCCCGAGGCCATGGAGGTGGACCAGCGCCTCCCGCTGGCGATGGTGGGCGGGGCCAGCACCTTCCCCAAGGACGGCGAGGACTTCGACGAGCTGGTGCACCGCTGCCGCCGCCGCATGGACGAGCGGCGCGCGTCGTTGCAGCGCCGGCTGATGCTGGACGGGCTGCCCTTCTGGGACGAGGTGGACCTGCTGCTGGGCACGCCGAACAGCCCCCGGTTGCCGGTGGACGAGCGCTCCGAGCCGAGCCGCCGGGGCAAGGTGTCCGACGTGCTCTTCGACGAACTCCAGGCGGAGATTGCCCGGGAGATGATGCGAGACCCAGGCTCGCGCGGCCTGCTGTACGTAGGCGGGCCGGAGATTCGCACGGACCTGAACATCGCCGCCGGGCTGGAGTCCGCGCCGCCAGATTTGGCGTCGCGCATCTACCTGCTGGGCCGCCGCGTCGACCTGGAGTCACACCCCGCGCTGACGCCCGTGTTCCTGGAAGGCGACGACCGCATCGCACGGCACGAGTTCATCCTCTGGCTCTCCGAGAACGCGGCCTACGCGCTCATCCAGCGGCGGGGCCACGGAGCGACGTGGGGGTTCCACACCTCGGACACCGCGGTGGTGGACGGGCTCATCTCCAAGCTGCAGGCCGAATACGACCTGCAGCCCTACTGA